Proteins encoded by one window of Eremothecium cymbalariae DBVPG#7215 chromosome 1, complete sequence:
- the SPS4 gene encoding Sps4p (similar to Ashbya gossypii ABR127C) — MSRLFHKKERQEVEEAAPVSEDVPNGAGDEQPKPRQSKALAHIGSYPLVQQTKNILDQLPPARIIVANTKPTVVAIINSKPVGLIRPVTNVADHLVDKTLSVSEKIVPSMKTKTYQRLGEELMLPYTLTKTVIIKTTSSTANVAHTYFYEPTHEQILKFRKYYNEKVIDTHGKPLIRGSLDFIVGPANKQYEKLITKVLPEGKQVPTSGFSNEVDRSFALTFNMVTRLIPAAAKKTSKVIWTPCNYVKHVNGVFNENLDKQEDLHWGNSWKAAKEAVAELNQETIGHVRHIIPGGGHRPFASRIESEVAEQELLQEQLQQLQQEQDQQLQRDAGVVA, encoded by the coding sequence ATGTCCAGATTATTCCATAAGAAAGAACGtcaagaagttgaagaagctgctCCAGTGAGTGAAGATGTACCTAATGGTGCAGGTGATGAACAGCCCAAGCCCAGACAGAGCAAGGCTTTAGCCCACATTGGTTCTTATCCTTTGGTTCAGCAAACGAAAAACATCCTAGATCAGCTTCCTCCAGCTAGAATTATTGTTGCAAACACCAAACCAACCGTTGTTGCGATCATTAATTCTAAACCAGTTGGTCTCATAAGACCCGTTACGAATGTCGCTGACCACTTGGTTGACAAGACTTTAAGCGTTTCAGAGAAAATAGTACCCTcgatgaagacgaagacATATCAAAGATTAGGTGAGGAGCTCATGCTACCATACACCCTCACTAAAACTGTTATTATCAAAACCACATCCAGCACAGCGAACGTTGCTCATACCTACTTCTACGAACCTACTCATGAgcaaatattaaaattcAGAAAGTACTATAACGAAAAAGTCATCGACACTCATGGGAAACCATTGATTAGAGGTTCACTAGATTTCATCGTCGGACCAGCAAACAAACAGTATGAAAAGCTCATTACCAAAGTACTACCTGAAGGTAAACAGGTGCCCACAAGCGGCTTCAGTAATGAGGTTGACAGAAGTTTCGCCTTGACCTTCAATATGGTTACCCGCCTAATCCCTGCCGCCGCCAAGAAAACCTCCAAAGTCATCTGGACTCCTTGTAACTACGTCAAGCACGTCAACGGCGTCTTCAACGAAAACTTGGACAAACAAGAAGACTTGCATTGGGGCAATTCCTGGAAAGCTGCCAAAGAAGCGGTGGCTGAATTGAACCAAGAAACCATCGGACATGTCAGGCACATCATCCCAGGTGGCGGTCACAGACCTTTCGCCTCTAGAATTGAATCCGAGGTTGCCGAACAAGAGCTTCTACAAGAACAGCTACAGCAGTTACAGCAGGAACAAGATCAGCAACTACAACGTGATGCTGGCGTTGTTgcttaa
- the NOP58 gene encoding RNA-processing protein NOP58 (similar to Ashbya gossypii AFR328C) has protein sequence MAYVLTETAAGYALLKASDKKIYKSATLINDLKSSESVLKQFKIAAFSKFSSAANALEEANAVIEGKVSSQLQKLLDEAKTDKKATLVVSETKLGNAINKLGLNFNVVCDAVTLDIYRAVKEYLPELLPGLSGDDLSKMSLGLAHSIGRHKLKFSADKVDVMIIQAIALLDDLDKELNTYAMRCKEWYGWHFPELAKIVTDSVAFARIILTMGVRSNAADTDLSEVLPEEVEERVKAAAEVSMGTEITPIDLDNIKCLAEQIVEFAAYREQLSSYLSSRMKAIAPNLTNLVGELVGARLIAHAGSLISLAKAPASTIQILGAEKALFRALKTKHDTPKYGLLYHASLVGQATGKNKGKIARVLAAKAAVSLRYDALAEDRDDSGEFGLESRAKVENRLSQLEGRDLRSTPKVVREAKKIEITEARAYNADADAITSETAPASDSDDEEDEDAKKKEKKEKKEKKEKKEKKEKKEKKEKKDKKRKREESTDEKESKKSKKEKKEKKEKKEKKEKK, from the coding sequence ATGGCCTACGTATTAACCGAAACTGCTGCTGGTTATGCCTTGTTGAAGGCCTCTGACAAGAAGATTTATAAGTCTGCCACTttaattaatgatttgaAATCCTCTGAGAGTGTCTTAAAACAATTTAAAATAGCAGCTTTCTCAAAATTCTCTTCTGCTGCCAACGCTTTAGAAGAGGCTAACGCTGTCATTGAGGGTAAAGTTTCTTCTCAATTACAAAAGCTGTTAGACGAAGCCAAGACTGATAAGAAAGCTACGTTGGTTGTTTCAGAAACCAAACTTGGTAATGCGATCAACAAATTGGGATTGAACTTTAACGTCGTCTGTGATGCTGTTActttagatatatatcgTGCGGTTAAAGAGTATTTGCCAGAATTGCTACCAGGTTTGTCTGGTGATGATCTGTCGAAGATGTCTTTGGGTTTGGCTCACTCCATTGGTCGTCACAAGTTAAAGTTTTCTGCTGATAAGGTTGATGTGATGATCATTCAAGCGATTGCTTTGTTGGACGACTTAGACAAGGAATTGAACACCTACGCTATGAGATGCAAAGAATGGTATGGTTGGCATTTTCCAGAGTTGGCCAAAATTGTTACCGACTCTGTTGCTTTCGCTAGGATCATTTTAACCATGGGTGTCAGATCCAACGCCGCAGATACTGATTTGTCTGAAGTTCTTCCGGAGGAAGTTGAAGAACGTGTGAAGGCAGCAGCTGAAGTTTCTATGGGTACCGAAATCACTCCTATTGATTTAGATAACATTAAGTGCCTTGCTGAACAAATTGTAGAGTTTGCAGCCTACAGAGAACAATTGTCCAGCTACCTATCTTCAAGAATGAAGGCCATTGCTCCAAATTTAACCAATTTAGTTGGTGAGTTAGTCGGCGCTAGATTGATCGCCCATGCTGGTTCCCTAATTTCTTTGGCTAAGGCACCAGCTTCTACCATTCAAATTTTAGGCGCTGAAAAGGCTCTATTTAGGGCCTTAAAAACGAAGCACGATACTCCTAAATATGGTTTGCTATACCATGCTTCTCTGGTTGGACAAGCTACCGGTAAAAACAAGGGTAAAATCGCTAGAGTGTTGGCTGCTAAAGCTGCCGTTTCCCTACGTTATGATGCGTTGGCTGAAGATAGAGACGATTCTGGTGAATTTGGTCTTGAATCCAGGGCAAAGGTTGAAAACAGATTATCTCAACTAGAAGGCAGAGATTTGAGGTCCACACCTAAGGTTGTTCGTGAAGCCAAGAAGATTGAAATTACCGAGGCCAGAGCATACAACGCTGACGCTGACGCTATCACTTCTGAGACTGCTCCAGCTTCTGActcagatgatgaagaagatgaggatgcaaagaagaaggagaagaaggagaagaaggagaagaaggagaagaaggagaagaaggagaagaaggagaagaaggagaagaaggataaaaagagaaagagagaagaaagCACTGACGAAAAAGAATCTAAGAAGtcaaagaaggaaaagaaggaaaagaaggaaaagaaggaaaagaaggaaaagaaataa
- the YHM2 gene encoding Yhm2p (similar to Ashbya gossypii AFR542W) — protein MTATSNVVQPAELKKKPISFSNILLGAALNMCEASTLGQPLEVTKTTMAANRNLSFLQSIKHVWSRGGVFGFYQGLIPWAWIEASTKGAVLLFVSAEAEYQFKRAGLNNFGAGIMGGVSGGVAQAYLTMGFCTCMKTVEITRSKAAPVAGVPVPSSWQVFKQIFAKEGIRGINKGVNAVAIRQMTNWGSRFGLSRLVEEAFRKFFSKGPDEKLTAFEKIAASAVGGGLSAWNQPIEVIRVEMQSKTVDANRPKNLTVSKTFKYIYQSNGLKGLYRGVTPRIGLGVWQTVFMVGFGDMARDFIQKLTGETPVGH, from the coding sequence ATGACTGCTACGTCCAATGTTGTTCAGCCTGCTgagctgaagaagaagccaATTAGCTTTTCTAATATCCTGCTAGGTGCTGCGTTGAATATGTGTGAGGCCAGCACTTTAGGTCAACCTTTGGAGGTTACAAAAACTACTATGGCTGCCAACAGAAACTTGAGCTTCTTGCAGTCGATCAAACACGTTTGGTCTCGTGGTGGTGTGTTTGGTTTCTACCAAGGGTTGATCCCCTGGGCATGGATTGAGGCATCTACTAAAGGTGCTGTTCTATTATTTGTTTCTGCCGAAGCTGAATACCAATTCAAAAGGGCTGGTTTAAATAACTTTGGGGCTGGTATTATGGGTGGTGTTTCAGGTGGTGTTGCTCAAGCGTATTTGACTATGGGCTTTTGTACGTGTATGAAGACTGTGGAAATCACCAGAAGCAAAGCTGCTCCGGTAGCTGGTGTCCCTGTGCCAAGCTCATGGcaagttttcaaacaaatatttgcaaaagAGGGCATAAGAGGCATTAACAAGGGGGTTAATGCAGTTGCCATAAGGCAAATGACTAACTGGGGTTCTAGGTTCGGATTGTCCAGacttgttgaagaagctttTAGGAAATTCTTCAGCAAGGGACCGGATGAAAAGCTAACTGCATTTGAAAAGATAGCTGCCTCCGctgttggtggtggtttGAGTGCCTGGAATCAACCGATTGAAGTCATCAGGGTTGAGATGCAATCTAAAACCGTGGATGCTAATAGACCTAAGAATTTGACTGTCTCAaaaactttcaaatatatttatcaaTCGAATGGCCTGAAAGGGTTGTACCGTGGTGTGACACCAAGAATCGGTCTTGGAGTTTGGCAAACTGTATTTATGGTCGGTTTTGGTGACATGGCTAGAGATTTTATCCAAAAGCTAACTGGTGAAACACCTGTTGGACATTAA
- the RRG7 gene encoding Rrg7p (similar to Ashbya gossypii AFR541W), translating into MIRTTASRTPFCVAYRKSLTEYISDNVHICDSTVFQGTLYELTVMRELHDKLHIENLCQTGGAYDGGVDIRGKWDISNIYNRVKKLVDLDKKLPKRYSVNGLNLKPLRTKIIENNNSYRPLDIIVQCKAFTARKITGKQIRELMGAFSMISKNHEKRNNTIVMMSSPNLLTKDAVAVMNQMRIPLVYLQITMIKPSDAEPDFNVNQSGHLCHYFENEYASKLLDNCGINEWIKLEAYKL; encoded by the coding sequence ATGATAAGGACCACAGCTAGTCGGACACCGTTTTGCGTTGCTTATAGGAAATCTCTAACCGAATATATTAGTGATAATGTTCATATATGTGATTCGACAGTGTTTCAAGGCACGCTCTACGAGCTAACAGTGATGCGAGAACTTCATGACAAGCTacatattgaaaatttatGTCAGACTGGTGGGGCCTATGATGGTGGAGTTGATATCAGGGGTAAATGGGATATCTCTAATATCTACAACAGGGTAAAGAAATTAGTGGATCTGGATAAAAAGTTGCCCAAGAGATATAGTGTTAATGGTTTGAATCTCAAGCCGTTAAGGACCAAGATCATTGAGAACAACAATAGCTACAGGCCACTGGATATCATTGTGCAATGTAAAGCGTTCACAGCCAGAAAGATCACTGGGAAGCAGATCCGTGAGCTGATGGGGGCATTCTCGATGATCAGCAAAAACcatgaaaaaagaaataataCCATAGTCATGATGAGTTCGCCCAACTTATTAACAAAAGATGCAGTTGCAGTCATGAACCAGATGCGTATTCCACTCGTGTATTTACAGATCACAATGATAAAGCCTTCAGATGCGGAGCCTGATTTTAACGTCAATCAATCCGGGCACCTGTGCCATTATTTCGAGAACGAATATGCCTCCAAACTTCTGGATAATTGCGGCATCAACGAGTGGATCAAACTAGAGGCATATAAATTATAG
- the RPL20B gene encoding 60S ribosomal protein eL20 (similar to Ashbya gossypii AFR330C 1-intron) — MLAFKEYQVIGRRLPTESVPEPKLFRMRVFAPNEVVAKSRYWYFLQKLHKVKRSSGEIVSVNVISEAHPTKVKNFGVWVRYDSRSGTHNMYKEIRDVTRVGAVESLYQDMAARHRARFRSIHILKVVELEKTADVKRPYIKQFLTKDLKFPLPHRIQKSSSIFAYKRPSTFY; from the exons ATGC TGGCTTTCAAGGAATACCAAGTTATCGGCCGTCGTTTGCCAACTGAGTCCGTTCCGGAACCAAAGTTGTTCAGAATGAGAGTCTTTGCTCCAAATGAAGTTGTTGCCAAGTCTCGTTACTGGTACTTCTTGCAAAAGTTGCACAAGGTCAAGAGGTCTTCTGGTGAAATCGTGTCCGTTAATGTGATCAGCGAGGCTCACCCAACCAAGGTGAAGAACTTTGGTGTCTGGGTCAGATACGACTCCAGATCTGGTACCCACAACATGTACAAGGAAATCAGAGATGTTACTAGAGTTGGCGCTGTTGAGTCCTTGTACCAAGACATGGCTGCCAGACACAGAGCTAGATTTAGATCCATCCACATCTTGAAGGTTgttgaattggaaaagaCTGCTGACGTCAAGAGACCATACATCAAGCAGTTCTTGACAAAGGACTTGAAATTCCCATTGCCACACAGAATCCAAAAGTCCAGCAGCATCTTCGCTTACAAGAGACCATCCACTTTCTACTAA
- the SNU66 gene encoding U4/U6-U5 snRNP complex subunit SNU66 (similar to Ashbya gossypii AFR327C) — protein MVEKEELSIEETNKIRLQLGLPLIPVPSKAPGSPENVSQTENRTAGSPSSQVYAPSGDQLHDQNTASSNRSSILTDAFIDKRAFNLRKRINMRRGHTLLDTDESGGADWLNDVSKAKQSAPKSVIKHVYDQESEYLSGRSYMVAHDFESFVTGKDVILTLKNTDIEDDQEQADVLENVDMVHDAEDSRNLKLKKMAKDRKRGKPSFDNEVIKGQFSDDDEDQGKKAVFTITEDNRILQTSKLYATSTPEVLKDKRKIELDTSVHEESMADYEPVKIKKRKKVDRNQNLRKRERSNPLPKVNLVDEDAFQEDAEDQLNTILSIRQPQVGITTEDIARDILTEREEKKSRAKNIENLHKHYMVIDEADTFLNSLRDSILEEPPTVPIETVEPGTSAPPNSDTAGINELPNTKEPPAEMNTTAPTFYTGIASTLQFLKEKQVLTSEGVRQNSIHTKKRDLLKLEQRIAARKVEEKIDLELAEGSVKYTKNELDKISKYKEDQVMRTVSKLQKERLKGYNPDVKLQYKDDDGHELTTKEAYKRISQAWHGTKSNKKKLAKMRKKIEERRAEKEHPPLLDL, from the coding sequence ATGGtggaaaaagaagaactatCTATTGAGGAGACTAATAAGATACGTCTCCAGCTGGGCTTGCCACTGATTCCAGTACCTTCTAAAGCGCCGGGTTCCCCAGAAAATGTAAGCCAAACAGAAAATAGAACAGCTGGAAGTCCCTCATCGCAGGTGTATGCTCCTTCAGGCGATCAATTACATGACCAGAATACAGCAAGTTCGAATAGATCTAGTATATTAACAGATGCATTTATTGATAAAAGAGCTTTTAATCTTAGGAAGCGTATTAACATGAGACGAGGTCATACCTTACTGGACACAGATGAGAGTGGTGGAGCTGATTGGTTGAATGATGTTAGTAAAGCGAAACAGTCGGCTCCTAAATCAGTTATCAAGCATGTATATGATCAAGAATCAGAATATTTATCAGGCAGAAGTTATATGGTGGCACACGACTTTGAATCTTTTGTAACAGGGAAAGATGTCATACTgacattaaaaaatactgatattgaagatgaccAGGAACAAGCAGACGTGCTGGAGAACGTAGATATGGTTCATGACGCTGAAGACTCCAGGAAtttgaaactgaaaaaaatGGCTAAGGATAGGAAGCGAGGCAAACCCTCGTTCGACAATGAAGTCATCAAAGGACAGTTTTcagatgacgatgaagatcAAGGTAAGAAAGCAGTTTTTACAATAACTGAGGACAACAGGATATTACAAACCAGCAAATTATATGCTACTTCAACACCGGAAGTTTTGAAAGACAAACGTAAAATAGAACTAGATACTTCTGTGCACGAGGAATCGATGGCTGATTATGAGCCAGttaaaataaagaaaaggaaaaaggtAGATCGCAATCAAAATCTTCGAAAAAGAGAACGATCCAATCCTCTACCCAAAGTAAACCTCGTTGACGAGGATGCTTTTCAAGAAGATGCTGAAGATCAACTAAATACTATTTTGTCTATCCGACAACCACAAGTGGGTATCACGACCGAGGATATTGCTAGAGATATCCTAACCGAACGTgaggaaaagaaatctAGAGCGAAGAATATAGAAAATTTGCATAAACATTACATGGTAATAGACGAGGCAGATACGTTTTTGAACTCCCTCAGAGATAGTATTCTGGAAGAACCACCAACCGTTCCAATTGAGACGGTAGAACCGGGTACCAGTGCCCCGCCAAATAGTGATACGGCAGGCATAAATGAACTTCCAAATACCAAAGAACCCCCCGCAGAGATGAATACGACAGCACCAACTTTCTACACCGGTATTGCAAGTACCTTGcagtttttgaaggagaaaCAGGTTCTAACATCTGAAGGTGTCAGACAAAACTCTATCCATACGAAGAAACGAGATCTACTAAAGCTAGAACAACGAATAGCCGCTCGTAAAGTTGAAGAGAAGATCGACCTTGAACTAGCTGAAGGTAGCGTAAAATATACAAAGAACGAACTGGATAAAATCTCAAAATACAAAGAGGATCAAGTTATGAGAACCGTATCAAAGCtacaaaaagaaagactGAAAGGGTATAACCCAGACGTCAAGCTCCAGTATAAAGACGACGATGGTCACGAATTAACAACCAAAGAAGCATACAAGAGGATTTCGCAGGCTTGGCATGGCACTAAGTCCAATAAGAAAAAACTTGCAAAGATGCGCAAGAAGATCGAGGAGAGACGTGCTGAAAAAGAGCACCCTCCGTTGTTAGACCTATGA
- the DGK1 gene encoding diacylglycerol kinase (similar to Ashbya gossypii AFR329C), which yields MTTERQVPKHNEIKASGVSRFSTDDDNDDPVEAFMRRPEEKTAEYTNNNSNNSVSDEGSGVTHGTGHSFTRALRAILKSSDSEDHLPVTEIHLKSHEWFGDFITKHEVPRKVFHSSIGFVTLYLYTQNVDYKKVKWPLMVAFIIIGAVDMIRLRNPDINKLYCRFVGALMRKKEIHTYNGVLWYLLGLVISFGFFSKDVGLISLFLLSWSDTAASTFGRKYGHLTPKLARNKSLAGSIAAFVVGFITCSMFYGYFVPAYSYVNLPGEILWSAETSHMNLIQLSIIGGFVASLSEGIDLFNWDDNFTIPVLSAIFMHLVIVAFKIPTINMHR from the coding sequence ATGACAACAGAGCGACAAGTACCGAAACACAACGAGATTAAGGCTAGCGGGGTATCTAGGTTTTCAACAGATGATGACAATGATGATCCAGTTGAAGCGTTTATGAGAAGACCCGAAGAGAAAACAGCTGAGTACAcgaataataatagtaataatagtgtATCAGATGAGGGTAGTGGTGTGACTCATGGCACGGGTCACAGCTTTACCAGGGCCTTAAGGGCCATTTTGAAGAGCAGTGACAGTGAAGATCATCTTCCTGTGACGGAAATTCATCTAAAATCACATGAATGGTTTGGTGACTTTATAACGAAACATGAAGTTCCAAGGAAGGTATTTCATTCATCTATTGGGTTTGTGACGTTATATTTGTACACTCAAAACGTAGATTACAAGAAGGTAAAATGGCCGTTGATGGTTGCATTTATTATAATTGGTGCTGTTGATATGATTAGGTTGCGTAATCCAGATATCAACAAACTTTACTGTCGGTTTGTTGGAGCGTTaatgaggaagaaggaaaTACATACTTACAACGGTGTTTTATGGTATCTCTTGGGGTTGGTCATATCGTTTGGGTTTTTCTCCAAGGATGTCGGATTAAtatctttgtttttattaagTTGGTCAGATACTGCTGCTTCTACATTCGGAAGAAAATATGGACATTTGACGCCCAAGTTAGCCAGAAATAAGTCTCTTGCAGGATCTATTGCTGCATTTGTCGTGGGTTTTATTACATGCAGCATGTTTTATGGGTATTTCGTGCCGGCTTATTCGTATGTCAATCTTCCTGGTGAGATTTTATGGAGCGCAGAAACTAGCCATATGAATCTAATTCAACTTTCCATAATCGGTGGGTTTGTGGCTTCTTTAAGCGAGGGCATCGATCTATTCAATTGGGACGACAACTTTACAATCCCTGTATTATCTGCAATATTCATGCATTTAGTCATTGTTGCATTCAAAATTCCAACCATCAATATGCATAGATGA